The segment AAAAAATAAAGTAAGCGCAGACCATCATGTAACTCATGTTCTTGAGGtcattgattgataatttgagCTATGTTGGTGAATCCAGACTACGTGGTTGAGATCTGAGTTATAAGCATGATCAGTTGTTGGAGATGTTTGGTGACATGATTCGGGATCAATTGGAATGACTTCGATTTATTCACCGCTTATTTTGTTATGCTGATATTGTATGCCAAGTTACGTATATTAactccaactcccctaggtagactttccgtgtccaccaacccggttaaagcaccgaacattcgcttttcgtcctctcaattttgtaaacaacacccgcgtCACAAGAAGGCAGTAGGAATTCTGTggaagtggctgtatacgcgtggccgtatgagagcatttcgatagGGAGAGTGAGCTCTCTTCACCCTCAGCCGCACCAGGGCATTCCGATAACGCTTTTTATACGTTATGCAATCAATCATGTTTTAAAAATTGTTGGTAACATGTTCAACATGATTGATACGTTTCAATGATTTAATAATAAACACAACATTGTAATTGAAAAAAATAGATTCTGTTTCTATGTTATCGGTTAAATGAAGACAGAAATGTTGCCTCGAGTCATTTGAACAAGTAATAATgtctttgtttttttattaatgaACATTGATACTTTACCTAAGAGTACTACTGAATAACGTGGATTAAGTAGTTTATCTTTATAATTATTCAGTGATCGATTAGTCTATAAAATTCACTTGGCATCACTGTAAAGGGTTGTATTACTTTAGAGATGAAAAAGTTTCAGATTATGAGTTTAGATTGTTAAAGTAACTGTGTACCTTTTCCATAAGTCATAATTAGGTACAATTAATCACTGGTATGTATCGCAGTATCTTAGTGATTGGTAGAAGGTTTGATTTCCGTTTCACTCTACAAAAGCGTTTGCAACTATATAACATCACTAACTAACAAAAAGAAATTGTATGGATTAAGGCCAGTTAGAGTATGGAAGTATAGATGGTAGATGAATCATTGTATCAATCAACAGTATTACAATAAGCGACAATGAAGATGTAATGTAAAAGTCTTCTGAAAATTATTCTTCTCCTAGACACGTTGTGCAGATGGTGACGAGATATGTGAGTCGTATTTCTAAATTATGTCAATCAAATATAATCAGTGCACTTTCATCAAGTCACATGTTTACGAGTTGTtccaaatgattatttatttacaaacgaTTAATCTTGATTTTGGTTGTATATACGTATTCTTACAGATACCAGATGATGTCAACGTATTGGACAATGAATCATACACACCGGTTACATCTTCAATAATGACAATACCTTACAATTTAAATCTAAACTGGGTATCACCAATTATCACTGCTTTATCTATGTCGGCAAGTCCATCCATTTTAAATTTAACCTCAGATTTATCACATTCAATATCATCTTCACAAATAgtaacttcatcatcatcaccatcatcattattaatgtCTTGTTTTCCACAAATAGCGACAAAAGTAAGAGCTTCATCATGTTTCCCACTTGGACGTCAATTAGACAATGTATCATTGTTATCGCCTACTTACCCACAGACAAATATAAATGCTGACAATTTGATCAATCATGATCAAGATGATGATAAACCGTTAGATTTAACTTTGAAATCATTCACAACAGTAAAATCAAGTGAATTGACTGAAAAAAAGTTGGATAATGAAAATTCTAAGATTCCTTGTAGACGAAAATCAAGTAgaacacatacacaaacaaaGACAGCATCGTCTACAACTACGAAGACAACAAAAAAATCAGAAAAACTCAATCAATCAAATCAAGACACTCAAACGAATCGTCAAGTTGAAATTATTCAACAGTCAGAAAGTATCACATCCTCATCTACAAATAATATAAATGGGATAGAATTATGTCAGAATAACTGGATTGGAGATATTCAAGACTTAATACAAACAAATGAATCTGATCAGAAACGTCCAAGATCAACATCTAGTCGCAGACCATTTAAAGCATTTGGTAATACAGTTCCATCAATTTCTAcagaaattttattgaaatcatccaAACTTATTGATCCTTTATTACTGGTGAATACTATTGATAAATCAGAAAAGGATAATGATTCTAAATCTATAGAACATACTGAACAGAAAACTACATCAATTACACCGCCTCATTCACCAACACCAATGATTTTTATTCCTACAACAAATGGGAATAATTCCAGACGTAAACCAATTGTTAAAATAAAATCACGTAGATCACAAAGTGCTTCACCATTAAAtcaaattgaaaatattaatgacaataataaaacGACAACAGTTGACAAGGCATTATCTACAACAAAATCTTTGGAAACT is part of the Schistosoma mansoni strain Puerto Rico chromosome 1, complete genome genome and harbors:
- a CDS encoding putative par domain protein — encoded protein: MKSLNSDTNQCSPSQDSHLSSSNKIPDDVNVLDNESYTPVTSSIMTIPYNLNLNWVSPIITALSMSASPSILNLTSDLSHSISSSQITNINADNLINHDQDDDKPLDLTLKSFTTVKSSELTEKKLDNENSKIPCRRKSSRTHTQTKTASSTTTKTTKKSEKLNQSNQDTQTNRQVEIIQQSESITSSSTNNINGIELCQNNWIGDIQDLIQTNESDQKRPRSTSSRRPFKAFGNTVPSISTEILLKSSKLIDPLLLVNTIDKSEKDNDSKSIEHTEQKTTSITPPHSPTPMIFIPTTNGNNSRRKPIVKIKSRRSQKMTPSEVKDKAYWEKRVKNNEAARRSRRARKTKELSLKKYADNLEKVNLKLIEEIDLLKQEILHLKAEKNKEKLT